A region of the Bombus pyrosoma isolate SC7728 linkage group LG15, ASM1482585v1, whole genome shotgun sequence genome:
gaaaatgtttatattgtTTGGCAAATCGTTTCTCTCCTTAAaggattaataaattaattcatatcGGGGATCTCCCACAGAATCTACAGATATTCTACAGATCTTCATACAGTGATGcactttaattttcttttttcttgttgAATTACTTACGTTCTTCCTTTAAATTTTCCCTTTTCCTAACGGAAGCCATTTTCATGCAGCTTTCGTATCGACGGAAACTGCAATTTCCTATAGAATATGCCAATGATGTTTGAAAGGTCTCTCAAaggattaataaattaatttatatctagGATCTTGTAGAAACGATTTCTTCTCGCGTTACATGATTAAGAAATATGTTTTCCAAGCGTCTAGTTATACTAAATGGCGCCTCGTAAACCGCACCAGGCAATCAACGCCCAAAGAGCAATGTATTTAGAAACACGGAAGTTTACGATCCTCCTTGCGATTCTACTTGCTTCACGGTTCATTTACTCGATCAGGATTCAGTCTGTAACAACGAGCGTGCGCGTAACACgcggaaagagaaaaatgcgTAATAGTTCTTAAGTCTCCAACGATTTCATCGGCAAGCGCTCTGTCGTTCAGCCAATCGTTTTATAGAACTTCCCCATAGTCTTAGAAAATCGTTACTCGTGTAAAATTGCTGTTTAATGACGAATACGTAACACGATCCCATTAAAAGAGAACTGCAAGCTTATGAATAAGACCGCGAAGCTATTCGtcatttacattaaaattatgcAGATCAGCTCCACATATCTTACATTTCTTTAACCATTGCGGTAATCAGCTTTGCATGGAGCTTAGATCACATGTGTTGCAACAAACCATCAGAATCGAATCTGTCATACGATCATCGTGAAAGCTACTCGAGGTGAAAATCGTAATCGAACGGAGAGACGCTTCTATAAATAGACGGTTTACTTATTCATCGTCGCGGATGAAGATGCTTGGCCGTTTATTCCGAAATAATGTTGTTTCGCAGATATATCGCAGATCATGGCGAAAAGCCGCAATTGGGACGAGTTGCAGTATGTCTGGGCAGAATGGAGAAGACGAAGTGGGATGAGGATTAAGGATCTCTATCAACAACTCGTTATGTTAAACAATGAAGCTGCTAGATTGAATAGTATGTTCGAAAATAAACGctacttttaacttttttaaagtTGAATTTCCTAGcttgtaagaaaaattgtttttctttttttaagcgtagtagaatatattttttcggaTGGCTTTTGCACTAAAATTTAGAAGTTGAACACGAAGAATTAAAGATATCCGAGAGAAATAATCGGTAACTATAAAAGAATGTATCGCTGCGTAGATTTCACTGATGCAGCCGAATATTGGATGTTCCCCTATGAATCTCCAAACCTACAACAAGACATCGATGAAGTATGGGAAATGATACGTCCTCTTTACGAAGAATTACACGCGTacgttcgaagaaaattgagGGACCTGTATGGACCTGAAAAGATCGGCACTCATGCTCCTCTTCCAGCTCATATTCTTGGTACTAACATGGTTTTTAATACATTCAAGATTGATGTACTTTGACAACGTTGTTCCTAATTAGGTTAGCTTTTGTAGTTACGACTTGCATCTTGACAAATTCACGGCCCTGGTCgtgaaatattctctttttaccGAATTcttaaatcaataatatttttgtataattaatttctcaaactAAACTGATTTCTTTCGTTGAAAAAACATCCGTTTGTAAGCGATAACTATTAACAATACAAATATCTACCAACGTTTGAGTTATTGATATCTTGAATGaattaatactattataaaACCCCGCGTAAGCTATGcaggtattttaaaatataacgaaaattaACAGGTAATATTTGGGCACAATCGTGGACCAACATCATCGATATCACGCTACCGTATCCAGGGAAAAGTTATCTGGACGTGACGCAGGAAATGCAGGCCCAGGTAAAAGTTACACATTACGTAATTCTTATCAGGAGAATTAAGTTGGACAAGCTAATGAATTCAGTCCAGACCGACCATTGTTTCCTAGTAGAATCGAAAGTAACCTGTTACGATTCGAAAGCGACGGTGAAGTAAGTGAAGATTCGAGAAATGCAATGCTTCGCTCACCTATTTCCATTGGAAttctttgttcctttttctctgttcTCTTCATTGTTCGTTACGTAATGCATGAAACTTTGAAACCTTCAGTCATTGATCACGcacgaaaaatattgaattcgCCCTCTTACAAATAATACCACAGGttcaatctttttaatttcacgacCGATTCTTGTTTATGCTTCGAATATCCGATTACAATCGTTCTTACGATTTCTTGCGTTTATCCATTTTCAATTATGCCGAAAGACTTTCACACTGCGTGTTTACATGGATTTATGTTTTATGTGAGATAAAGCTCCGTAGAAACACGTTCATTGAAACTAATTAGTTGTAATTAGCTCTCTTATCATGTTTTGGTTAGTcggaattgaaattgaaattgttttggCAATTGATTTAGGGTTACACGCCTATCGAGATGTTCAGGATCGCGGAGGAATTTTATCTGTCCCTCAACCTGAGCGCCATGCCTCCTGAATTCTGGGCTGGTAGCATAATCGCGGACCCTGGAAATCGACCTTTAATTTGCCAGGCTTCTGCTTGGGACTTTTGCAATCGTTTAGATTACAGGTAACTTAATCGAGTTTTATGCTTGTAAAAAGACTACGAATGTTTATATATGCGAACGTTTATATTTTGCAGATAATCAACAATTAGATAAAGTTTTCTTTAAAAcgactaaaatattaaaacataaatgagagaatattttatttttcaagtgcAATAATATGCACgttatttaaagaattctatttcaattatgtttgcatttatatacatcattgtatatatttgcGTGTTTACgcttgttataaaataaatatccgcaatctaattataaaaaacaGATTAGCtaattgatttcatttttttcagaATCAAGATGTGTACTAAGGTTACCATGAAGGATCTAATCACGGTACATCACGAAATGGCTCACATTCAATACTTCTTACGTTACAGCGGATTGGCTCGGGAATTCAGAGACGGCGCCAATCCAGGTAACGTAGATGCTTCCTTTCAAACTTGcaaatcaattattttctatgttgCGAAGTaaaatcaacatttttaaaaaatccatcGCGAACTATTAAAAGAAGGTAATCAAACGTACGGACTtactttccttcctttcgcAAAGATCTTTCAAACGATCGAATATCGACTACCCGGAAATCGTGCGtcattaaatgaaatacaagtGTTTCGATGTTCTGAAAACGGAACAAACGAGGAATACACACGATAGTGAATCCTATAAAAACGAACGGTAGGTTCATGAACGAGAAACGACGGAACGACACGCGATAGCACGATGGACATAAGTCGTTGTCGTTACATAAGTCTGGTCCGCTCCTCGACTTCCGGTAGGCGGTCCACTCGGAACTTTTACGGCTAATAGCGCGAAAGCGAGAGCGAGAACGATACGGTCGAGGCGGATTCGCGCGAGTACCGGCCCGGTGTGTCCGAATGGATGTGCGAGTACTCTCTAATCCGTACACCagatcgttaaaatatttttattatggtATAATCGCGCTTTCACCGTTCCGCTAGTCGGTCGTTCGCCTAACCGCCGACTagatactatgaaaataaatcttgaACGATGCCTGTGACCTTGCGCAGTCGCTTTATGGGGCCTGGAAAGTCGGTTGCAATAACCGGACTATGTTAAGTGGATAgatattatggaaaatttgacgGTCACGGACAATTCCTGAAATAGATTTAGGATAGAGTAAATAGGGTATTTCGAATCGGTCAGATATTTGAGTCGagtcaaagaaatttttcagtaattttgtaatttaccAAACTCGGTTATAAAACATTCTTTATCGATCTACATTTGAGAATAGATTATTTGACTCGTTAGTAGCAGCGTGATTAATAGTAGAACGTATCGTATACTTACATTGACAGCTCTATAACCATCATTTTCTATGAGAATATGATAATTTGTActgataaaaaggaaataactTTGTTCAATGTTAATACTTTCAGTTGTAATTTGAAGCTTAGATACTCAAATAATCCTATCTCTGTAGTTTAATGAGAAAATTACTAATGATCAACTGGAAAGCCAGATAAAATCCTGCTCGCGGGATAAAATGGTTATTGAGCTGTAAGAAAGTTACGATTCAATAAGAACAATCTCTCGTCGTTCATCGTTGAGGAGTGAAAGAGACTGGAAGATACTTACTGGTTGACAATTTGTCTGTCTAATGCACCTGTCGCTTTCCCTCATGGTTATCGCTAGAAGCAAAACGTGCTTGTTTATACAGGATTCCACGAAACAGTGGGTGAAGCCGTTGCCCTCAGTGTCGCCACTCCTCGTCATCTACAAACCCTCGGTTTGGGTACCAAGTTTATCGATGAACCTACAGCGGATATTAATTACCTGTTCTCTTTGGCGATGGACAAATTGGTGATATTGCCATTCAGCATTGCGATGGAGAGATGGCGGTGGGACATCTTCCGTGGTTACGTCACTAGGGAAGACTACAATTGTCATTGGCATCGATTGATGGAACAATACGCTGGAATCAAGCCGCCTGTTTTGAGAACCGAGGATGACTTCGATCCTGGCGCCAAATATCACATTCCTGCGAACATCCCTTATATTCggtaagtttttaatttttgagtTTCTAAGATTGAGTTACTTGAGAGTCGCCAAGTTTAAAGTGACAACGTACACCGTGTATTGACAAGATAtcagataatataatattaattccttttAGTTTCTTCATTAGAAGTATcacttttaaaattcattatctgattttttattgttagagAGAGATACAAATgtcgtgaaattttatgaaattttattcgaaatcaacgaaatatacagatatatcgataatattatcAGAGTATCAGTGATCTCTTCGGGTGGCTCCCGATAAACCTAATCACCGAATTCCATGATCCATACCTCATACTACAATAAGAGTCAAATATCtcaaacgtaataatatttcatcaaCGAAACGCGCAAGTACATCGACGCCAATTAGATTTCTCCTTTTATGAAAACCATAAGAAGCGATTTCACTTCTGATCATTCTTAATTCGTTGCCAACTGCGTTTCGTCTCGTAGTATCATCGATAGATTGGGAGAAAGAGGCTTTCTCCGTGTTAACGATCCTCTGCAAAGAAGCACGTGGTTTTGTTTAAACAGTTATTGAAACTTTTCGGCTCTTCCATCGACATCGTTACGTATATGCATGTTCgatgaaagtttcttttacTTCGACCACGGCCAGCTTAATTGTTGGGCAGTTTTTTGTTGCGTTAATCATCAGATCGCTTCCGTGTTAACGCATTCGCGAGCAATCGTTCTTGCTCACCGACCGGTTACTTTCCAACTTTTCCAGGAACCGTTTGTTACGGACGTAACGTTGCGTTACCGCGCATCGCGAAAGTCGATTCGGTGATGCTATCGCATTTTCCGAGTTGGACGCTCTCCTTAAGAAGGAAAAGGCAGTTACGAAACCgccgaataaaaatttaattaacggcCTTGATTCAAT
Encoded here:
- the LOC122575560 gene encoding angiotensin-converting enzyme isoform X3; this translates as MRAWILFGLLSLVSGQLDLPSLNDDSRNNLGRGIPPTEAQLQDILARLDFLGTERCNANVAAQWAYETDVSEYTQLQALEAQRIYADFQNQAWFLISKIDKDNIRDPVVRRRLRYLSVVGPSALPPDQLDRYNSVINDMLAVYNDASICAYNDPFRCGLRLYPDISQIMAKSRNWDELQYVWAEWRRRSGMRIKDLYQQLVMLNNEAARLNNFTDAAEYWMFPYESPNLQQDIDEVWEMIRPLYEELHAYVRRKLRDLYGPEKIGTHAPLPAHILGNIWAQSWTNIIDITLPYPGKSYLDVTQEMQAQGYTPIEMFRIAEEFYLSLNLSAMPPEFWAGSIIADPGNRPLICQASAWDFCNRLDYRIKMCTKVTMKDLITVHHEMAHIQYFLRYSGLAREFRDGANPGFHETVGEAVALSVATPRHLQTLGLGTKFIDEPTADINYLFSLAMDKLVILPFSIAMERWRWDIFRGYVTREDYNCHWHRLMEQYAGIKPPVLRTEDDFDPGAKYHIPANIPYIRNFVAGVLQFQLYRALCEAAGQRNVDDPRRPLHRCDFYRSPEAGRILGKIMERGSSVPWQETLREAIGDDKLDASALREYFRPLEDWLRTENLRTGDIVGWSYDGDYCKRSIETAGLQVYGSGFYNEATTTRVTTILPAILLTVSILR
- the LOC122575560 gene encoding angiotensin-converting enzyme isoform X2, with amino-acid sequence MLKEIMRAWILFGLLSLVSGQLDLPSLNDDSRNNLGRGIPPTEAQLQDILARLDFLGTERCNANVAAQWAYETDVSEYTQLQALEAQRIYADFQNQAWFLISKIDKDNIRDPVVRRRLRYLSVVGPSALPPDQLDRYNSVINDMLAVYNDASICAYNDPFRCGLRLYPDISQIMAKSRNWDELQYVWAEWRRRSGMRIKDLYQQLVMLNNEAARLNNFTDAAEYWMFPYESPNLQQDIDEVWEMIRPLYEELHAYVRRKLRDLYGPEKIGTHAPLPAHILGNIWAQSWTNIIDITLPYPGKSYLDVTQEMQAQGYTPIEMFRIAEEFYLSLNLSAMPPEFWAGSIIADPGNRPLICQASAWDFCNRLDYRIKMCTKVTMKDLITVHHEMAHIQYFLRYSGLAREFRDGANPGFHETVGEAVALSVATPRHLQTLGLGTKFIDEPTADINYLFSLAMDKLVILPFSIAMERWRWDIFRGYVTREDYNCHWHRLMEQYAGIKPPVLRTEDDFDPGAKYHIPANIPYIRNFVAGVLQFQLYRALCEAAGQRNVDDPRRPLHRCDFYRSPEAGRILGKIMERGSSVPWQETLREAIGDDKLDASALREYFRPLEDWLRTENLRTGDIVGWSYDGDYCKRSIETAGLQVYGSGFYNEATTTRVTTILPAILLTVSILR